One Thiocapsa bogorovii DNA segment encodes these proteins:
- a CDS encoding Alvin_2107 family globule sulfur oxidation protein, with translation MNQFYYDAVTKMEQLGVDDEYIQGWQCGFLQNPKREEQRLTEAYEAGYGDGEEKNTDNFGDWVKA, from the coding sequence ATGAACCAGTTCTATTACGACGCTGTAACCAAAATGGAACAACTCGGTGTCGACGACGAGTACATCCAAGGCTGGCAGTGCGGCTTCCTCCAGAACCCGAAGCGCGAAGAGCAGCGCCTCACCGAGGCCTACGAGGCCGGCTACGGGGACGGCGAAGAGAAGAATACGGACAACTTCGGAGACTGGGTCAAGGCCTAG